A region of Peromyscus maniculatus bairdii isolate BWxNUB_F1_BW_parent chromosome 7, HU_Pman_BW_mat_3.1, whole genome shotgun sequence DNA encodes the following proteins:
- the LOC102921269 gene encoding olfactory receptor 7G2-like, which yields MEPRNQTGIFYFFLLELTHDTTMEPLIFGLFLFTYLVTILGNLLIILAVSSDSHLQTPMYLFLSKLSFTDICLSTTTVPNLLKNIHTQDQSISYTGCLTQACFVLNFAVLESCVLAAMAYDRYAAICHPLNYTVIMNPSFCAMLILLSLIISIVNSLLQCLMVLRVSFCTNFELPLFFCELAQVIKLACSNTLINYILIYLATFIFGGIPISGIIFSYTRIISSILRISSMKGRYKAFSTCASHFLVVSLFYGAAVGVYISSAITVSPQITTVSYMMYTVLPQMLNPFIYSLRNRDMKKALGKLMTKVCCLL from the coding sequence ATGGAACCTAGAAACCAAACAGGCATCTTCTACTTTTTTCTACTGGAACTAACTCATGATACTACAATGGAGCCCCTCATCTTTGGCCTCTTCCTGTTTACATACCTGGTCACCATTCTGGGAAATCTGCTCATCATTCTTGCTGTCAGCTCTGACTCTCATCTACAAACACCCATGTACCTCTTTCTCTCCAAACTTTCATTTACTGACATCTGCCTAAGTACAACCACAGTCCCAAATCTGCTGAAGAACATCCACACACAGGATCAGAGCATCAGCTACACAGGCTGCCTCACTCAGGCctgctttgttttgaattttgctGTTTTAGAAAGTTGTGTCCTTGCTGCAATGGCTTATGACCGCTATGCAGCTATTTGCCATCCCTTGAATTACACAGTAATTATGAACCCAAGCTTCTGTGCTATGCTAATTCTATTGTCTCTCATAATTAGCATTGTGAACAGCTTATTACAGTGTCTGATGGTATTGCGGGTCTCATTTTGCACAAACTTTGAGCTTCCTCTATTCTTCTGTGAACTtgctcaggtcatcaagcttgccTGTTCTAATACCCTCATCAATTACATCCTGATATATCTTGCAACATTTATATTTGGTGGCATTCCAATCTCTGGAATCATTTTCTCTTATACTCGAATTATCTCTTCAATTTTGAGGATTTCTTCAATGAAAGGGAGGTATAAAGCCTTTTCCACTTGTGCGTCTCACTTTTTAGTTGTATCTTTATTCTATGGTGCAGCAGTCGGGGTTTACATCAGCTCTGCCATTACTGTCTCACCTCAGATAACTACAGTGTCCTATATGATGTACACAGTCCTCCCGCAAATGCTGAACCCCTTTATTTATAGTCTAAGAAATAGGGACATGAAGAAAGCCTTGGGGAAACTTATGACAAAGGTATGTTGCCTTCTGTGA
- the LOC102921561 gene encoding olfactory receptor 7G2-like, whose protein sequence is MESTNQTDAIEFLLLGLSDDPELQPILFGLFLFMYLVTFLGNLLITLTISSDSHLHTPMYFLLSNLSLADICISSTTVPKMLLNIQAQDQRISYTGCLTQACFVLVFAGLENCLLAAMAYDRYVAICHPLRYTVIMNSHFCIILILVSLIISVVNALLLSLMVLRLTFCRDLEIPHFFCELAQIIKLACSDTLINKILIYTAALLFGGIPFFGIFLSYIEIVSSVLKIPSGQGRYKAFSTCGSHLSVVSLFYGTGLGVYISSAVTESPRNSAVASVMYSTVTQMLNPFIYSLRNRDMKEALRKLTVRMASLM, encoded by the coding sequence AAACAGATGCAATAGAATTCCTGCTCTTGGGCCTTTCAGATGATCCAGAACTGCAACCCATCCTCTTTGGACTGTTCCTATTTATGTACTTGGTTACATTTCTTGGGAACCTACTAATTACCCTGACCATCAGTTCGGATTCCCATCTCCACACGCCGATGTACTTTTTGCTCTCCAACCTATCCTTGGCTGACATTTGTATAAGCTCAACTACAGTCCCAAAGATGCTCTTGAACATCCAAGCACAGGACCAGAGAATATCGTACACAGGCTGCCTCACTCAGGCTTGCTTTGTCTTGGTTTTTGCTGGATTAGAAAATTGTTTGCTTGCAgcaatggcctatgaccgctatgtggccatctgtcaCCCTCTGAGGTACACAGTCATCATGAATTCACACTTCTGTATTATACTCATTCTGGTTTCCCTGATCATTAGTGTTGTGAATGCACTATTGCTCAGTCTCATGGTGCTGCGGCTGACTTTCTGCAGAGACTTGGAAATCCCCCACTTCTTCTGTGAACTTGCTCAGATCATAAAGCTTGCCTGCTCTGACACGCTTATCAATAAGATCTTGATTTATACAGCAGCTCTCCTATTTGGTGGTATTCCTTTCTTTGGAATTTTTCTGTCTTATATTGAAATTGTCTcctctgttttgaaaatcccatCAGGGCAGGGACGGTACAAAGCCTTTTCCACCTGTGGGTCTCACCTGTCAGTAGTGTCCTTGTTTTACGGGACAGGTTTAGGAGTGTACATCAGCTCTGCAGTTACAGAATCTCCCAGGAACTCAGCAGTTGCTTCAGTGATGTATTCCACAGTCACTCAGATGCTGAACCCCTTtatctacagcctgaggaacaggGACATGAAGGAAGCCTTGAGAAAACTCACTGTTAGGATGGCTTCCCTTATGTGA